A genome region from Euphorbia lathyris chromosome 4, ddEupLath1.1, whole genome shotgun sequence includes the following:
- the LOC136225443 gene encoding deaminated glutathione amidase, chloroplastic/cytosolic, with the protein MLFCLSVKQTLSPINHVLPRSFSIKSRATVDMAASSLRVAAAQMTSINDLAANYATCSRLVKEAADAGAKLLCLPESFSFIGAKDGDSVKVAEPLDSPVMQQYCSLAREAGIWLSLGGFQEKGFDDAHLRNTHVIIDDSGIIRSTYSKIFLFDVNVPGGRVYKESSFTEAGKDIVAVDSPVGRLGLSVCYDLRFPELYQQLRFQHEAQILLVPAAFTKITGQAHWEILLRARAIETQCYVIAAAQAGKHNDKRESYGETLIIDPWGTIVGRLPDRLSTGITVADIDPSFIESVRTKIPIQQQRKPIDFWKSSCR; encoded by the exons ATGCTATTCTGTCTCTCTGTAAAACAGACTCTTTCTCCTATCAATCACGTGCTTCCCCGTTCATTCTCCATCAAGTCACGTGCCACCGTCGACATGGCAGCCTCCTCGCTCCGAGTAGCTGCAGCTCAGATGACGTCAATCAATGACCTCGCCGCCAATTACGCCACCTGCTCTCGCCTTGTCAAA GAAGCAGCAGATGCTGGGGCGAAATTGCTTTGTTTGCCAGaaagtttttcttttattgggGCTAAGGATGGGGATAGTGTTAAAGTTGCAGAACCTTTGGATAGTCCAGTTATGCAGCAGTATTGTTCACTAGCTAG AGAGGCTGGCATATGGTTGTCGCTTGGAGGATTTCAAGAAAAAGGATTTGATGATGCTCACCTACGCAACACCCATGTGATAATTGATGACAGTGGCATCATTAGAAGCACTTACAGTAAAATATTCTT GTTTGATGTGAATGTTCCTGGTGGAAGGGTATATAAGGAAAGCAGCTTTACAGAAGCTG GAAAGGATATAGTTGCTGTGGACAGCCCTGTTGGACGCTTGGGCCTTTCTGTTTGTTATGATTTAAGATTCCCAGAGCTTTACCAGCAGCTCAGATTCCAACATGAAGCACAG ATCCTGCTAGTACCTGCAGCTTTTACAAAAATAACTGGCCAGGCACACTGGGAGATCCTGCTTCGAGCTCGTGCAATTGAAACTCAATGCTAT GTAATAGCTGCTGCACAAGCTGGAAAGCATAATGACAAGCGAGAAAGTTATGGTGAAACGTTAATAATTGATCCCTGGGGAACAATAGTTGGTCGATTGCCAG ATCGGCTGTCAACAGGGATTACCGTGGCTGATATTGATCCGTCATTTATCGAGTCTGTTAGAACAAAAATACCAATTCAACAG CAACGGAAGCCTATAGACTTCTGGAAATCTTCGTGTCGGTGA
- the LOC136227827 gene encoding uncharacterized protein has protein sequence MMKKLFFFKSSSSNKASDNSTSPSADDYWKVPSESELKNQRGDKGKNASQSPKGSLSKSRKAYDNQSTSTSSFLRRSRSMSSAAFLDDKLGQNDSSCPHYHSRSPCSSISSVAEQYDHPLRRRALTLSTRNACGPVRPGSSKSRHDSSGSSSSSNASTNVLELYIDGEQHPQQTRPKKKTLERNVAGKGNCDARRPPRVQYSAPGSPPDCIKDKSISHSFRESKGSRLYCSSRDRVDNGFGHESPRRLARDVVERLSQTRSLSNSSFKESNHHMPITVEDIYHVKANECFNPELDVPCPKSCSLEKAYETVDSYHGDDFLASQNERCFAGNNFEENNSVQTEDAVDVNLQQRYKEAEERVLLLSEELEQESFFQDSGFDFPSFIQTTRKLTEEKLSLAVEVSGLLMSRIAEKESSKEELRLVKSEFESQVRRLGKEKSELQSALEKELDRRSSDWSLKLDKYQLEEKRLRDRVRELAEQNVSLQRKVSSLSERETESRSAIACSEQQVRHLTSRVEEASKENVDLREKFSELEKKYLEAEEKLSCFKRNFREKDEECKELQNSISRWVRTCSEQEKTIEGLHQAFSGELEKEDKHVSRFQMEQVRLTGVELSLRRKIESQKIEVDSLRHENMCLLNRLKGSGEEMGALTFKLDKEIWSRICCLQNQGLPMLKESAHMCSQLLEIIKEGASQLSATKLKRNVLDGQFVVEADVKVQGFKSGFENLTRSLQTISSVLQEKSSSVASKSESCTIGDGSGKLNDLTSEETLRYKVKAEAMLTSLLREKLYSEEMEAEQLRAELAAAMRGNDILRCEVQNAMDNLSHASHKLKDYELQMQKKDENMNQLQNELRESFKELTFARDILPKVSGERNMLFEKVNELNEKNMLLNSEVEMLKKKMQGLDEDILLKEGQITILKDALGNKSFDFLAGGDYAEEFLLK, from the exons atgatgaagaagctATTCTTTTTCAAGTCCTCTTCCTCCAATAAAGCAAGCGACAATTCTACTTCTCCATCAGCTGACGATTACTGGAAAGTTCCTTCAGAAAGTGAGTTGAAAAATCAAAGGGGTGATAAGGGTAAGAATGCCTCCCAGAGTCCCAAAGGTTCATTGTCAAAATCTCGTAAAGCATATGACAATCAAAGCACCAGCACAAGTTCATTTCTTAGAAGGAGCCGCTCGATGTCATCAGCTGCCTTTCTTGATGATAAATTGGGACAGAATGATAGTTCTTGCCCACATTATCATAGTAGATCTCCTTGTAGCAGTATCAGTAGTGTTGCGGAACAGTATGATCATCCACTAAG GAGGCGGGCTCTTACTTTATCTACTCGAAATGCATGTGGACCAGTTAGACCTGGTTCTTCTAAGTCCCGTCATGATTCATCAGGAAGCTCATCTTCTAGTAATGCCTCAACTAACGTTCTAGAGCTCTATATTGATGGAGAGCAGCACCCACAGCAGACTAGGCCCAAAAAGAAGACTCTTGAAAGAAATGTTGCTGGAAAAGGAAACTGTGATGCAAGACGCCCTCCACGAGTTCAATATTCAGCTCCTGGATCTCCACCAGATTGTATCAAAGATAAATCCATATCTCATTCCTTTAGAGAATCTAAAGGTTCCCGTCTTTACTGTTCTTCTAGAGATAGGGTAGATAATGGATTTGGTCATGAATCTCCACGTAGACTTGCAAGGGATGTCGTTGAGAGGCTCTCCCAAACTCGTTCTTTGAGTAACTCAAGCTTCAAGGAGTCCAATCATCATATGCCAATCACAGTTGAAGATATCTATCATGTTAAGGCGAATGAATGCTTTAATCCAGAATTAGACGTTCCTTGCCCAAAGAGTTGCTCATTGGAAAAAGCTTATGAAACTGTTGACAGCTATCATGGAGATGATTTCTTAGCCTCACAGAACGAAAGATGTTTTGCTGGAAACAATTTTGAGGAAAACAACTCTGTCCAAACAGAAGATGCAGTCGATGTGAACTTACAGCAAAGATATAAAGAAGCAGAGGAGAGGGTCTTGCTTCTCTCTGAAGAACTTGAGCAAGAATCCTTCTTTCAAGATAGTGGGTTTGATTTTCCATCATTCATTCAAACTACTAGGAAATTAACGGAGGAAAAATTGAGCTTGGCAGTTGAGGTTTCAGGTCTTCTAATGTCTCGAATTGCTGAGAAAGAGAGCTCAAAAGAAGAACTTAGACTGGTTAAGTCAGAATTTGAGTCACAGGTCCGAAGATTAGGGAAAGAGAAGAGTGAGTTGCAGTCAGCATTGGAAAAAGAGTTGGACAGAAGGTCAAGTGACTGGTCATTGAAGCTTGATAAGTATCAACTGGAAGAGAAGAGGCTCCGTGATCGGGTTAGAGAGCTTGCAGAGCAGAATGTCTCCCTTCAAAGGAAAGTTTCTTCTTTAAGCGAGAGAGAAACAGAAAGTAGAAGTGCAATAGCATGTTCAGAGCAACAAGTTAGACACCTAACTTCAAGGGTGGAAGAGGCGAGTAAGGAAAATGTTGATTTAAGAGAAAAGTTTTCTGAGTTAGAGAAGAAGTACTTAGAGGCAGAAGAGAAACTCAGTTGCTTCAAAAGGAATTTCAGAGAGAAAGATGAGGAGTGCAAAGAGTTACAGAACTCCATTTCTAGATGGGTAAGAACATGCAGTGAACAGGAGAAGACAATTGAGGGATTGCACCAAGCATTTAGTGGGGAGCTTGAGAAGGAGGATAAGCATGTGAGCAGATTTCAGATGGAGCAAGTGAGATTGACTGGTGTCGAATTGTCTTTGAGAAGGAAGATAGAATCTCAGAAGATAGAAGTCGACTCACTTCGGCATGAAAATATGTGTTTATTGAACCGTTTAAAGGGGAGTGGGGAAGAGATGGGTGCTTTAACTTTTAAGTTAGATAAAGAAATATGGTCCCGTATATGCTGCCTGCAAAATCAAGGGCTGCCAATGCTGAAGGAGAGCGCTCATATGTGCTCTCAGTTATTGGAAATCATTAAAGAGGGAGCAAGCCAACTTTCAGCAACCAAACTTAAAAGGAATGTGTTAGATGGACAGTTTGTTGTTGAAGCCGATGTAAAAGTTCAAGGCTTTAAAAGTGGATTTGAAAACTTAACCAGGAGTTTGCAGACAATATCTTCTGTGCTGCAAGAGAAGTCCAGTTCAGTTGCTTCAAAATCTGAGTCGTGCACCATTGGGGATGGATCAGGGAAACTAAATGACCTAACTTCAGAG GAGACCTTAAGATATAAGGTGAAAGCAGAAGCTATGCTTACTAGTTTATTAAGAGAGAAGCTGTACTCTGAAGAGATGGAAGCTGAGCAGTTGCGTGCTGAACTGGCAGCAGCAATGAGAGGAAATGACATTCTGAGGTGTGAAGTTCAGAATGCAATGGACAACCTTTCTCATGCCAGCCACAAATTGAAAGACTATGAACTTCAG ATGCAGAAAAAAGACGAGAACATGAACCAGCTTCAAAATGAGCTCCGTGAATCGTTCAAGGAGCTGACGTTCGCAAGGGACATTCTACCCAAAGTTTCAGGGGAGAGAAACATGTTGTTTGAGAAAGTGAATGAACTGAACGAGAAAAATATGCTTCTGAATTCAGAGGTTGAGatgttgaagaagaagatgcaAGGCCTTGATGAAGACATACTTCTCAAGGAAGGTCAAATAACAATTCTGAAAGACGCTTTAGGTAACAAATCTTTTGACTTCCTTGCTGGTGGGGATTATGCTGAAGAATTTTTGTTGAAATGA